The Coffea eugenioides isolate CCC68of chromosome 8, Ceug_1.0, whole genome shotgun sequence genome has a segment encoding these proteins:
- the LOC113780674 gene encoding viridiflorene synthase-like → MASTQASFHSNSLQETVRPLAAFPEDIWSDRIAPFTPDKEEHEMYEREIEMLKAEVNSMLLATGKTMMERFDFIDKIERLGISHHFDIEIENQLQEFFNVHTKFGEYSAYDLSSAALQFRLFRQHGFNISCGIFDQFIDAEGKFKESLCYDTRGLLSLYEASHVRTHGDEILEEALAFTSTHLTSGGPHLDSTLAKQVKYALELPLHKGIPRYEAWRYISIYEEDESHNKVLLRLAKLDYHLLQMSYKEDLCEITRWGKELESVSKFPYARSRFVECYFWAVGALYEPQYSLARMTFAKAGAVITMIDDIYDAYGTLDELQILTDSVER, encoded by the exons ATGGCGTCAACTCAAGCTTCTTTCCACTCAAACAGCCTACAAGAGACTGTCCGCCCATTAGCAGCCTTTCCGGAAGACATTTGGTCTGATCGTATCGCTCCATTTACTCCCGATAAGGAG GAACATGAAATGTATGAAAGAGAGATTGAAATGTTGAAGGCAGAAGTGAATAGCATGCTTTTGGCAACCGGAAAGACCATGATGGAGAGATTCGACTTTATAGACAAAATAGAACGACTTGGTATCTCGCATCACTTTGATATCGAGATTGAAAACCAACTACAAGAATTCTTTAATGTGCATACCAAATTTGGGGAGTATTCAGCTTATGATTTATCTAGTGCAGCGCTTCAATTCCGACTTTTTAGGCAGCATGGTTTCAATATCTCTTGTG GCATCTTTGACCAATTCATTGATGCTGAGGGTAAGTTTAAGGAATCCTTATGCTATGACACAAGGGGTTTGTTGAGTCTATACGAAGCTAGTCATGTTAGAACGCATGGAGACGAAATTTTAGAAGAAGCTCTTGCGTTCACAAGCACTCATCTGACGTCTGGAGGACCCCATCTGGATTCTACTCTTGCAAAACAAGTGAAATATGCCCTTGAGCTGCCGTTGCATAAGGGCATCCCTAGATACGAGGCTTGGCGTTACATCTCCATCTATGAGGAAGATGAATCTCACAATAAAGTATTGCTGAGGCTAGCCAAGTTGGATTACCACTTGTTGCAGATGTCATATAAAGAAGACCTTTGTGAGATAACAAG GTGGGGAAAGGAATTGGAGAGTGTATCGAAATTTCCATATGCAAGGAGCAGATTTGTGGAATGCTACTTCTGGGCTGTTGGAGCCTTGTATGAACCTCAGTACTCTCTTGCTCGAATGACTTTTGCAAAAGCAGGAGCCGTTATTACAATGATTGATGACATCTATGATGCTTATGGCACTCTTGATGAACTTCAAATTCTTACAGACTCTGTGGAGAGGTAG
- the LOC113780675 gene encoding vetispiradiene synthase 2-like: MIESYNSYTNTATPHSKSYATTATPQNMHIDLRLLRALFDKERGSGTALECYMKDYNVSEEEAARKFREMWEDTWKVMNEERLRPTPIPRDVLKMLLNITRVSETIYKHGIDGFTQPHAIEDHIRAMLVDFMSI, encoded by the exons ATGATTGAGTCCTACAATTCTTACACCAACACTGCAACTCCTCATTCCAAGTCTTACGCCACCACTGCGACACCACAGAACATGCACATTGATTTGAGACTTCTACGTGCTTTG TTCGACAAAGAAAGGGGCAGTGGCACAGCGCTTGAATGCTACATGAAGGACTATAATGTATCGGAGGAAGAGGCAGCCAGGAAGTTTCGAGAGATGTGGGAGGATACTTGGAAGGTTATGAACGAGGAACGCTTGAGGCCTACTCCCATTCCAAGGGATGTTCTCAAAATGCTTCTCAACATCACAAGAGTAAGTGAAACCATTTACAAGCACGGAATAGATGGATTCACTCAGCCACATGCCATTGAAGACCATATAAGGGCAATGCTTGTGGATTTCATGTCTATTTGA